The Pseudalkalibacillus hwajinpoensis DNA window TTAAAGGGAGGGGAAGTGCTTTCTCAAAAGTGTATGTGACCTTTCCTGATGGCACAAAGGAAACCAATCAATCGGGCGAAGGCGGCACTTGGACTATTAACTTTTCGTCACGATTAGCTACTGGAGACATTATCACGATTGTACAAGATGAAGTGCCTTTGTCTGAGAAACAAAAAAGAAACCAGTCCAATGAGCAAAAGGTCAACTATGAAAAGAGAGAGAAGAAGAAGCAATTATCGCTTCAAATAAATGAAATCGATGAACAAAAAGGGGAAGTCACCTTCTCTTATACTTCGAATTGCAAAAACGACTTTACAGTGGAACGGATTTGTTACTTTACGAAGCCAATTGCCCTTTTTATGGTTACACCAGATTATGATACCTCGACCCATGCCATCCCATCAATCTTTGTAAGTCAGTTGTATTATATCCTTTCTAAAAACGCAGCTATTGCTAAAGGACAGAAATGTATGCGTGAAGTTGTTTTTCTATTAGATGAATTTGGCAATATGCCTGCTATTGCTGACATGGATAATAAAATCACTGTCTGTTTAGGAAGAAACATTCGATTTCACCTTGTGATCCAATCCTATGCTCAATTAAAAGATTTATATGGAGAAGATGGACAGGCAACGATCCGGGGGAACTGTGGAAATGAAATCTATATTTTAAGTGCTGATTACGACTCTGCATCCTCCTTTTCTTCTAAATTAGGTAAAAGAACATTAAACACACAAACGCGATCAGGCACTACCTTTTCCCTAGAGAAGTCGAGAACAGAGAGTACGGAAGGAAGAGACCTACTAACTGCCAATGAGCTACAGGAATTAGAGGAAGGAGATACTGTGGTTCGTCGCGTGTTGATGAGAAGGGACAAAAAGGGAAGGAAGATACGCGCATTTCCAATTTACAACACCGGCAAGCATAGCATGAAATATGCTCATACGTATTTGAGTGTTGACTTTAACACAGACCGATCCATTACTGAGGAGGAAATTGATACACCTCATCGCTACATTAACCCTAAAGATTTGGTTATGGATTTTTATGGAGTTTCTCATCGAGAAAAGGCAAAGGAAGAGAAGGAAAGTCAAAAAACTGCAAGGTTAGAAGTAACGGACATTAATAGAGATCAATGGATTCAAAAGAATGTAGGTCAATTTTTTGATAAGAGCACGGTCCATATGATAGTAAAACATATTGCGCCTCTCCTAGAGCACAGTGAACAAGAGATGAAAGAGGAGCCCATGGAGGCATTCCAATTTCATTTACAACTCTTAGGTGAAGGTCAAGAAATTAGTCGTCAAGTGTTTAGCCATATTCAAAAGCAGATTGATAAGTTAAAGGCTGAGGATAAGTCTTTGACTGAGAAGGAGGAAGAAGAGAATTATGTGTAATTCAGTCTGGTAAGGAGGGGGAAACATGTCTGATGAAGAGCTTCTAGAAAAACTGCTTCAGTTTTCTGATGTCCTGACCACCAATAATATATTTATATCAGGTTTACGAATTATGGGATGGGGCATTCTATTATTCTTGAAAATGATCGTTGATGGTTTAGAAGGCATGGTAAACAACGTATTAACGCTGACCGATTTTTTTATGAGTGAACCAGTACAGGATTTTCTGGATACGATCCAGCCTGGACTTTATATCTTGTTAGCTTTTTCACTAGCGATGATTGGTTTCCGATTAATTTTTAATAAAGAAAAGAACCGGGCAGATATACCAATGAATATATTTATTTCTATCATGACGATCACTCTTTTAGCTTTTGGAATGGGACAAGTCAATGAATTCACTCATGATGCCGTTGATATAGCCCAGGTTAATACTGATTCATTTACCACTTCTGACCGAGTAATGGAGGATTACATTACGGATATAGCAGTCTATGACGAAACTGGTTGGAGAAACCCAGATGTAGAAGAGCAGCATCATATTAAGCCAAATAGTCTAGATATGATCTCAATTAATGAAACCATTGATGATAGTTTTGAGAAAGAGAATGGTGATAGTTTATCTGATCAAGGACAAAAACTAGTGATGAATAGAGTAGGTTTAGAATCAAATGGAGAGGAAGGAATAGTAGAGTTAGGTAAGAGTGGTTTATTTGATTTTCTACCAGAAAATTATTATCGATGGCATGTAGATTGGCTAACTGCCATGGTTACCCTTGGTGTAATGGCTTTTACCATGGTCTTGATTTCTATTAAGGTGGCAAAACTATGTTTTGAACTTGGGTTCAATCATGTAGTGGCTCTTATTATGGCCTACGCTGATATTTCAACGGGGCAACGGCTGAAAGCAATCATTAAGAACATCGGTAGTATTTTTGCTTCAATTATCATGATTTTCCTCAGTTTACGAGTTTATATGTATTACACCGTATTTATAGGCGAAAATTTAGAGGGGATAGGGTATTTGATAGCTCTCATTGCAGGGAGTTTAGCTGTAATCGATGGACCTAATATCGTTCAGAAACTATTCGGTATTGATGCAGGATTAAAAAATGCCTGGCATGTAGCGATGGGAGGATACCTCGCTACAAAAACGCTTGGTCCAGTTACGAAAAAAACAGTTGGCGCTATTGCTAGTGGAGGAACAAGTGCTGTGATGAATTCTGGTGCTGGAGCTGCAGGTGCGTTTGCTGGTATAGCCGGAGGGCAAGGAAAAGGAAATTCCAATGGATCACAACAAAACAAGCAAACACCTAGTCCTATGAAAAGTTCGCCAACTCAGGGAAATAAACAAAAAGATAGGCAAGAGTCAAGTCCTATGCAATCTTTAAGCAGAGACAACCAGCAATCAAATTCTTTCCCTTCTCTCAACGGAGGACAACAGAGAACACGGCAACAACCTATCGAAAATCGCACGGTTGGACAATATTTGAAAGATAATGTGGAAAGGAGAATAAAACAGAATGAAAAGCTTATAGGAGCAAAACGCACCTATGATTTATCACGAAATACAACTGAAAAATGGAAAAATAAATTCAAGAAGCGTGAATAAAGTCTACCCTTTATTCACGCTTTTCTAATGGAGGAATGATAGTTTTGCAATATAAAATCCCTTTAGAAATCGGAAGTGAGCTTAAGCTCAACCGTTTATTTTACCTTAAGGACTTACTGGTGGTATTAATTCTTGGAGGGATAGGTTTTACCTTCCGTTATGTAGTACATCCTTCCTTGGTATGGTACTACACGCTCTTTTGGATCATTTTGACACTGTCCTGTTTAATAAGACCTAAAACTAACCCAGGGTTGCGCATGGGTAAAACCCTGTTTTTGGCTGTAATACGGAACAGGGTGACCTACTGCGCGATGGATACTCAGAAAAATGAGAAAGGAGACCATTAGATGCCGTTAGAAGAAAATCGTCCAATGATCTTTTCTGAAGACAAGGGAGAGCAACCAGCACTTTTTGATGAAAATAGCTCTTTGAAAAAAAATAAACGGAAGAAGAGGCGTAAGACAAAACGGGCAAGAGTTAAAGCTTCCGTTGTTGACATTCTTTCAATTTGCGATATGACTCCAGATGGGGCGTTTGCACTGCAAGAAAATAAGGGCTATATGGACATCATGCAGCTCCAAAGTAAAGACATTTACTCCCCTTCTACTCATGAGACGGAATACGACATCATGATGATGGCTAAATTCTTTCAGTCTTTTTCATATGACATTAAAATCGTATCAATGAATTTCCCAGTTGATATACAGAAACAATTGAGTGCAATCGACCATAAAATCGAGAAGAACTCAGCTCCTTTATATGAAAGATTCTTATCGAAAAAACGTCAGGAACTTCAATTTTTAGAAACGCACCGGACGAATAGAGAGTTTTACTTATTTATCTACGCGGCTAGCCTCAAGCAACTATCGGAATTTCGGAATAACTGTAGACGTTACTTAGGAAGAGTTGCTCCATTGATTGAATTAACGGAAGAGAAAAAACTTGATTTGATTTATAAGCTCTATAATCAGAATTCCAAACTATAAAGGAAGGTGAGTGACAATTGTTCAAATTTGCGAGCAAGAGTAGCGAACAGCTTAAAACGAAGTCAATCGGTTACAACCCTTACCTCCTTGCGCATATACAACCTCAAGGTGGGATGAGCTTTCAAGAGTCATTTATAAGAAAAGGAGATGGATATGAAGCGTGCGTTCATGTCTATTCTTTTCCAAAAAGCGTCTCGGACTTTTGGTTAGAACCGATTTTTAATATGGAACATGTGATCACGACGATGGATGTTATATCGGATGATCGGTTAAAGGTACGTGATGGTTTAAACAAAGGAATGGCAGAACAGAGTTCCAGAATCATGAATGAAAGGGATAACGCTGGGATCATTGAAGCCCAAAACAACTATGACGACTTGAAGGAGCTATACAATCAGGTCTCAGAGGAAGGGGAAGTCGTGAAACGCATCCATCTGAGGCATTATGTAAGTGCCCCAACAAAAGCAGAATTAGAAGATAAAGTGAAAGTTGTTTTATCAACCTTACAAGATGAAAACTTCAGAGGCTCCATTTTTTTAAATGAGCAAGAATATGAATGGAAAGCTTTACTCTCCAATTACAGTGATCAGTCTCACTACCTAAACAAGCGTGAAGGCCAACCGATTCCAACAATCGGATTAGCAGGAGGATTTCCATTTCATTTCACTAGTTTAAATGATCCCTATGGCACGTTTTACGGCACGACCATGACGGGCGGAAACGTCCTTTTTGATTTGTTTCACAGGGACCATCAACGAAAAAGTTTTAATGGTGTTATGGTCGGCGCAATGGGTGCTGGGAAATCGACCTTTCTAAAGAAAATCATGCTGGACAATGCAATCAAAGGATATAAAGTACGAACGTTCGATGTTACGGGTGAATTTGCAGAATTAACGGAGGCGCTGGGAGGTAAGCAGATTGCGTTAGATGGATCTGATGGAGTCATTAATCCATTGCAAGTCTATCGGACAGCTGAGGACGAATACACATCATTTACGCAGCACTTGTCTAAGTTGACGACCTTTTATAAGTTTTTAGCACCAGAAGCTAAGGATAGTGAATTGAAAGAGTACGAGAATCTCTTAAGAAAGCTTTATGGAAAGCTTGGTCTTTGGAAAGAAGAGGAAGAATCAAACATTACAAAGCAGTCTGTTCAGAACTATCCCATTTTCTCTGACTTCCTTGCATTTGTGGAAGAGCAACTCTATGAAAATACTAGCGAAGGAAAGCAAAGGGAGAATGTCAGTCTCGAACGAAGGAGACGGCTGGAAAACATCGAGTTGAACATTCGAAATGTCGTTGAAACATACGCTCATCTCTTCAATGGGGTCTCCACGATGGAACACTTTGATTCACAACAAGTCGTCACATTCACGTTACGTGGATTGTCTCAAATGAGAGCTGAAGTCTTTCAAGCTCAGTTATTTAACGTGTTGAACTTGTTATGGGATTCGATGTTAACAAATGGAGCTCCTCAATTTGAAGCTTATGATCGAGGGGAGCTAGCATTTGAAGATGCCGTACGTTATTTGATTTTGATGGATGAAGCCCACCACATCATTAATACGAAAAAGAAAAGCGAAAGCGCGCTTGATTTTCTCACGAAATTCAGCCGAGAAGCACGGAAGTATTTTGGTGGATTACTCTACGCAAGTCATACGATCCGAGACTTTGTGCCAGAGGGTTCGGATCAGAGCATGGTGGAAGAGATTAAGAAGTTGTTTGAGCTAACGCAATACAAAATCATTATGCAACAGGATAGTAATAATCTTGAGATGATGCAGCAGATTTTCACTGGGCAGTTAAGTCAGAGTGAGTTACAGGACATTCCGTATCTACAAACAGGGGAGACGATGCTAAGTATCAGGGCGGTTGAAAATATTCGTTTTAAAGTGGAGGTATCGGATGAAGAATTAGCTTTGTTTGGTGGAGGTGCTTAACAATGCCCTGGTCACTATTATTAGAACTTGTACCCCGGAAAGTATGGCTATGGCTGATAGTAATCGCTATGGCTCTTTTTCTTTTACAAATGGTTCTGTTTGCTTCAGCGATTACCACATTAATCGGGTTTCAAAAAAATCATTCCAACGACCAAGTGCAGTCAGTCGATGTGGTAAATGGAACCGCACAAGTGTCAGCAGCCGTGGAGCAATATCGACCACTGTTTGAGGAATACGCAGCTAAATATGGGGTTTCCGACTATGTGGAGCTTTTGATGGCAAAGACGATGCAAGAATCAGGTGGATTGCTTGATGATGTCATGCAATCGAGTGAGTCACTTGGTCTACCACCAAACAGTATTGAAGATCCTGAACGGAGCATTAATGTTGGCGTTCGTTACTTCTCAAACATGTTAGAAAAAGCTGGAGGCGATGTGAAGCTTACAATTCAGGCTTACAACTTTGGGGGAGGATTTATTGATTTTGCCAATGCTCATAACAATGGTGAATACAGCAAAGAATTAGCCATTGAGTTTTCTAGAATGAAGTACCAGGAGTTGAAGCATACCGGGCTATATTCTTGTATTCGTCCTGAATCAGCAGCTACCGGTGCTTGTTACGGAGATATTGGGTATGTAGAAGCCGTCTTAAGTTATCTGAAAGGTGGCGTTGTCGAGGGAGAAATTGATCCAACAGGCGATTGGGTGATGCCCATCTCAGGGTCATTCATTCAAACTTCTGACTATGGTATGCGTATTGATCCGTTTGATGGAACAAAGACCATGCACCGTGGAATGGATTTTGCCTGTACGAACGCCGTGACGCCGATCAGGGCTGTTGATAACGGCCAAGTTGTCAGTGTTAGAAAAGGCAATACTGGCTACGGAAATAGTGTGATTATCAAGCATGAGACTGGCTTATATAGTCACTATGCTCATCTCTATTCATTGCATGTAACAGAAGGGGAAGTCGTTCAACAGAAGGAAGCTGTTGGAAAGTGCGGGACCACTGGAAACTCAACTGGTCCCCATTTGCATTTTGAAGTAATGACGAAAAATCAGTACCGTTCGGATATCGATCCAGCCCCTTATCTTGGCTTGTAAAGGACGTTGATAGGATGAATAAAAAAATCATTTTTGTGCTGTTTCTAGTCGTTCTATTGGTCATCACCTCGTTTAACATCTATGACTTTCAGGTGTCTTCGAATGAAGATTTACAAGCTGAAATTCAACAAGTACAACATGAAAACAAGACTATTTTAGAAGAAAATAAGAAGCTAAAACAGCTTCTTGAACAAAAAGAACCAGCAGAAGTTCAATCACAGTATAATCCATTGTTAAAACAGATATCGACCTTTGTAAAAGTAGCTTTTGTTCAAAGCAAAGAGACGTATCCAGAACGAAAAAAGCAAGCTGAAAAGATAATGAGTGATGAACTGCGGAATATATTCTTCCCCACAGATACTTACAAGGGGGATACCAGAACAGGTGTCAATGATGTCCAGGTATTCATCGAAGCAAGTAATTTCACAAATGATCATGCGACGGTGTTAGTGAGGTTAAAACACACTCTTTATTCATTGGAAAATAAACAAAAACAAGTTTCCCCAGTGTTTATAGAGATACATGCCCAACGTCAAAATGAACAATGGATCGTCACGGATTTTACCGAAATGTAAAGAGGTGGAGATGAATGAAAAGGCAAGCAGATTCAATTACAGAAAACACTTCTACCAAGTATCTTTTCGCCTTGAGTGCGATTGTTGTGTTACTTCTATTCTTTTTGTTTTCAGGGCTCGTATTCGGAAACAACGATCATGCAAAAGTACAACAGACCCCTTTGAAAGAGTCGTTAACGATTAGTGGATATGGAGAGTTGACTGTTGAAGAGTGGATCTATAATCCGGATAAGAATTTTATGATCGTGACATTGAACCTTGAGAAATCACCTACCATTTATGAGGGAAATTTGATCTTTATAGCCCAGGAAAAAGAACATCCAAATCGAGATCTTCCAACTTCAGTAGAGTATCAAGATGGAAACCGATATGTCGTTAGTATCCAGCAGGTGAGTCCTTCATTTGAAGTCATGGCTTTAGATATTAATAAGGATGAAATCAGCAATGGATCACTCATACAAGGACAACCATCTCCTCCTAAAGGAGGTGAGAAGAGCAACGAGTTAGCTCGCATCTATACAGACGAACGCAAAGTGGAAGTAGACACTCAATTGAGAGTTCAAACGGAAAAAGAGTATGAAGTTGCTTCAATATCACAAAAGATCAAACAAGCGAAAAAAACAATTGAAGAGAAGGAGGAACTGATTCAAACAATCGAAGAGCGATTAAAAGAAATTGATCAAAAAGTTGTTGAATTAGAGTCAGAAAAATTCTATGAAACGGAGGAAGAGAAGGAACAAACCAATACACAAATCAATCAATTGGAAAACGAGAAAGATCAATTAAATCGAGAATCTTCGGACGGTGAACTAGCCATACAAACGACAAGAGAAAAGCTCACGATGTTAAAAGAAAAACGAGATATGGTTGAGAGTTAATGTCCCTTTTATGTGCTTCATTTAGTAACACGTTAACGACACATCACCTGTGTTATGGCCACACAGTTCATTTGAAAGTGAATGTAGGGTGCTGTTTTAGCAACACATTGAAGACACATCTGGCGGTTTTCTTGTTCCCATCGTTTTGCCCGGCTCTGCCGGGATTCCCACACCAAGTGGGAACAAAAACCCCTTATGCTCTTTTCTATCTAGGAACTGATTTACAGACTACATCAATTGGAGGGTGTTTAATGGAAATTCGGATTCGGTATATGGACCCTAGAACGGTTCAAAGAATTGATGAACTTGCCAAGGAAAAAGGAATGAGCCGCCAAGAGTTTTTACACGCCCAATTACATCAATTAGCCGTCTTTCATGAAGAGAATGAACGAGAAAAACGGTTAAACCAATTGGTTGATCGAAACATTCAAACGATGACACATTGTTACACAGCGATACGAGAAATGTATGACATTTTACGTTTTGAAGAATCAGGTGAAAAACCATGAGTGAAACAGTCACACCTGGTGTGGTTTTAAAAACAAAATTTGTGACTGCCAATCAAAAGGGATTCCAGGATTACGTTCAGTATGTGGATCGCGAAGAAGCCAAAGGAAAAGGAGAAGTACACCTGTCTGTTTTCAATTTATATAACGATTATATGGATGACCCAGACAAAACATCAGCCTTGTTCACCCAACAATCAGATCATCTATCAATGGAAGGGAAAATTGGAATTAAATCGTTATTTAGACAAGCTCAAGAAAATAATAGTGTCATGTGGCAGGATGTCATTACGTTTGATAATGAGTGGCTGCGACAACAAGGCGTATACGATGGCCAATCGCATACTATTGATGAGAATCGGTTGAAGCAAGTTACCAGGAAATCGATGCAGACCATGTTGAAAAAAGAAGGACTACAGGAAAGCGCAATCTGGTCCGCTGCCATCCATTATAATACCGATAACATTCATATCCATGTTGCAACGGTAGAACCAAATCCAACGCGTGAGCGAGGCAAACGCAAGCCGAAAACGTTAGATGCGATGAAGAGTGAAGTGGTCAACGGATTGCTCGATCGAGATCAAGAACGGAATCAAATAAATTTTTTAATTCGAGATCATATGGTACATGCCAAAAAAGAGATGAGCAGCTTAGAATGGCAAAATCGTGAATTTAAACCGTTATTCTTGGAAGTCTATCATCAGTTACCCAATGATAAGAGACAGTGGCAATATGGCTATCAAACACTCAATCCGATTCGTGGGAAAATTGATGATCTTACTTCTAGTTATTTGAAAAAATTCCATAAAGAAGATATGAAGCATTTGCATCAGAAACTTGATCAAGAAGTCGAGGTGTTAAAGCGTGCTTATGGAGATGGGGAGAAAGACAAAAAGAGATATCAGCATTATAAACAGAACAAGCTTGATGATTTCTATAAAAGGATGGGGAATGCTTTTCTTCAAGAAATGAAAAGTTATGACCGGCAACAGAATTCAAAGCAAGAATCACATTTTACTTCTTCCTCCCATCCTTCCATTCGCTCTATGCCTCCAGGTGTTCAATTACAGAGATCGTTGAAAAGAATTCAACGCTCAATGGATCAGACCTATGACCAATTTATCAACGACCTGGATCATCAGAAATTGGAACGTGAAATTGAACGAGAAAGGTAGGATGGAAATGATGCGGAAACGCCAAAACGTTACATTACATGAAGAAACGATTGATTTAATAAACGAGTATCAGGAGCAACATCATATTCGATATCCCGGTGAAGCGTTGGACCGTATGGTTGCGGAATGGGAAGAACAACAGTCGAAGGATCATTCGCTAGAATATGTGATGAGTTTGATGGCGAATCGTTTTCAAGAAGTCTTTTCTGAAGAGATGAATCGGTTACGTTTAGCAGCAAATAGCACTAACAAAAATACGCAAGTGCTTCTCGAATTGATGAATGGATTTGCGATGGATCAAAACTTAGAAAGCTGTGTCACCACACAGCTTTTTGAGAGTCAGGCAATGAAAGATGCGAGGGAAGCTGTTGAAGAGCGGATCAGTCATCAACGGCAAAAAAAAATTAGTGGGGACTAGGAGAAGGGACTATCAACTTATCTTATTTTTTTCATTACCTTCAAATATTGAGAGGAGTTGGATGCATGTTGTTGTCTAATCAAAACTACGAGATGGGTGTATTTAAAGGTTTTGGTGATCAAAATGAACTTGTCATTGAAGTAGGATCTCAGGAATATGTGCTTGAGTTAAACAAAGAAGAGATAGCTGACGTCGTATACCATTTAATGCATTTTGAGAACTTACTCATTCCTTTTAATAAAAAAACGCAGCAATTGGTTTTACGTTTTGACCAAAAATATGATGAAGAAGAAATGGAAGAGCTCATGAATATCAGTGAAGGAGCTGATGAACATGGCGAAGAGTAAACGATCTTATCAAAAAAAGTTACCTGAACAAGTCAAAGAGGAAATTGAAAGACTCACGACTGGAATGGAAGAGCGTATTTCAAATCACTTTCATTCACCGGACCAGTTAAAAGAGTACTTGGACTTTATGGGGAAGTTTTATCGCTATTCTCCTCGAAATACAGCACTCATCGAATCCCAGTTCCAAGGAGCTGAAGCTGTAGGGTCATATGCTTTTTGGAAGGAAAAAGGATTTCCTGTTAATAAAGGTGAAAAAAGCATTAAAATACTTGTGCCAAATCGATTAGGAGAGCAATTTCAGAATAAAGAGGGTGAATGGATCCCTCTTAAAAAAGCGACCAAACAAGAGAAGCAACAAATCAAAGACGGCCAACTCGATAAACGAGATGGTCGTCTTGTTTTTTCTACAGGAAGTGTATTTGATATATCTCAAACGAGCGCAACGCAAAAGGATTTACCCCAAATATTTCCGAACAGATGGATAGATGGAGAAGTTGATAACTACACTCAGTTACGGCAGGGTATGGAGGCTA harbors:
- a CDS encoding lysozyme family protein, which produces MPWSLLLELVPRKVWLWLIVIAMALFLLQMVLFASAITTLIGFQKNHSNDQVQSVDVVNGTAQVSAAVEQYRPLFEEYAAKYGVSDYVELLMAKTMQESGGLLDDVMQSSESLGLPPNSIEDPERSINVGVRYFSNMLEKAGGDVKLTIQAYNFGGGFIDFANAHNNGEYSKELAIEFSRMKYQELKHTGLYSCIRPESAATGACYGDIGYVEAVLSYLKGGVVEGEIDPTGDWVMPISGSFIQTSDYGMRIDPFDGTKTMHRGMDFACTNAVTPIRAVDNGQVVSVRKGNTGYGNSVIIKHETGLYSHYAHLYSLHVTEGEVVQQKEAVGKCGTTGNSTGPHLHFEVMTKNQYRSDIDPAPYLGL
- a CDS encoding DUF5592 family protein codes for the protein MIVLQYKIPLEIGSELKLNRLFYLKDLLVVLILGGIGFTFRYVVHPSLVWYYTLFWIILTLSCLIRPKTNPGLRMGKTLFLAVIRNRVTYCAMDTQKNEKGDH
- a CDS encoding VirD4-like conjugal transfer protein, CD1115 family; protein product: MKAILARKRVLIPLSICFFIMMMLIGTFIVNLGYAMLDTLQTFPEFSQPLVVQLSYFTEFQIKKFPLAYGLLAFISLLGIAQMVYKLQSNFKTIGTDEKGSQRFATRKEIQKQYKIIPDRKHAYQGKGGPVLARKGRKAYIDPSPVNNLIIGTTRSGKGQTYVIPTIDAYSRAEMQPSLVINDPKGELFASSRETLVKRGYEVEVLNLMNPMQSMSFNLLELVKQAYLDGDYSTAQTLCETITHMLYHNPQAKEPMWDDSAKSLVNAMILAITEKSITEGTKEKITMYTVANMLSELGIKNEMDESGQEYNALDQFFQKLPQSHIAKEQYATSNFSKGNTRSSIFTTAMNGLTKFTMSETAKMTARNSLDLKKVGFGQFIKGRGSAFSKVYVTFPDGTKETNQSGEGGTWTINFSSRLATGDIITIVQDEVPLSEKQKRNQSNEQKVNYEKREKKKQLSLQINEIDEQKGEVTFSYTSNCKNDFTVERICYFTKPIALFMVTPDYDTSTHAIPSIFVSQLYYILSKNAAIAKGQKCMREVVFLLDEFGNMPAIADMDNKITVCLGRNIRFHLVIQSYAQLKDLYGEDGQATIRGNCGNEIYILSADYDSASSFSSKLGKRTLNTQTRSGTTFSLEKSRTESTEGRDLLTANELQELEEGDTVVRRVLMRRDKKGRKIRAFPIYNTGKHSMKYAHTYLSVDFNTDRSITEEEIDTPHRYINPKDLVMDFYGVSHREKAKEEKESQKTARLEVTDINRDQWIQKNVGQFFDKSTVHMIVKHIAPLLEHSEQEMKEEPMEAFQFHLQLLGEGQEISRQVFSHIQKQIDKLKAEDKSLTEKEEEENYV
- the mobP2 gene encoding MobP2 family relaxase; protein product: MSETVTPGVVLKTKFVTANQKGFQDYVQYVDREEAKGKGEVHLSVFNLYNDYMDDPDKTSALFTQQSDHLSMEGKIGIKSLFRQAQENNSVMWQDVITFDNEWLRQQGVYDGQSHTIDENRLKQVTRKSMQTMLKKEGLQESAIWSAAIHYNTDNIHIHVATVEPNPTRERGKRKPKTLDAMKSEVVNGLLDRDQERNQINFLIRDHMVHAKKEMSSLEWQNREFKPLFLEVYHQLPNDKRQWQYGYQTLNPIRGKIDDLTSSYLKKFHKEDMKHLHQKLDQEVEVLKRAYGDGEKDKKRYQHYKQNKLDDFYKRMGNAFLQEMKSYDRQQNSKQESHFTSSSHPSIRSMPPGVQLQRSLKRIQRSMDQTYDQFINDLDHQKLEREIERER
- a CDS encoding pLS20_p028 family conjugation system transmembrane protein, whose protein sequence is MSDEELLEKLLQFSDVLTTNNIFISGLRIMGWGILLFLKMIVDGLEGMVNNVLTLTDFFMSEPVQDFLDTIQPGLYILLAFSLAMIGFRLIFNKEKNRADIPMNIFISIMTITLLAFGMGQVNEFTHDAVDIAQVNTDSFTTSDRVMEDYITDIAVYDETGWRNPDVEEQHHIKPNSLDMISINETIDDSFEKENGDSLSDQGQKLVMNRVGLESNGEEGIVELGKSGLFDFLPENYYRWHVDWLTAMVTLGVMAFTMVLISIKVAKLCFELGFNHVVALIMAYADISTGQRLKAIIKNIGSIFASIIMIFLSLRVYMYYTVFIGENLEGIGYLIALIAGSLAVIDGPNIVQKLFGIDAGLKNAWHVAMGGYLATKTLGPVTKKTVGAIASGGTSAVMNSGAGAAGAFAGIAGGQGKGNSNGSQQNKQTPSPMKSSPTQGNKQKDRQESSPMQSLSRDNQQSNSFPSLNGGQQRTRQQPIENRTVGQYLKDNVERRIKQNEKLIGAKRTYDLSRNTTEKWKNKFKKRE
- a CDS encoding VirB4 family type IV secretion system protein, whose amino-acid sequence is MFKFASKSSEQLKTKSIGYNPYLLAHIQPQGGMSFQESFIRKGDGYEACVHVYSFPKSVSDFWLEPIFNMEHVITTMDVISDDRLKVRDGLNKGMAEQSSRIMNERDNAGIIEAQNNYDDLKELYNQVSEEGEVVKRIHLRHYVSAPTKAELEDKVKVVLSTLQDENFRGSIFLNEQEYEWKALLSNYSDQSHYLNKREGQPIPTIGLAGGFPFHFTSLNDPYGTFYGTTMTGGNVLFDLFHRDHQRKSFNGVMVGAMGAGKSTFLKKIMLDNAIKGYKVRTFDVTGEFAELTEALGGKQIALDGSDGVINPLQVYRTAEDEYTSFTQHLSKLTTFYKFLAPEAKDSELKEYENLLRKLYGKLGLWKEEEESNITKQSVQNYPIFSDFLAFVEEQLYENTSEGKQRENVSLERRRRLENIELNIRNVVETYAHLFNGVSTMEHFDSQQVVTFTLRGLSQMRAEVFQAQLFNVLNLLWDSMLTNGAPQFEAYDRGELAFEDAVRYLILMDEAHHIINTKKKSESALDFLTKFSREARKYFGGLLYASHTIRDFVPEGSDQSMVEEIKKLFELTQYKIIMQQDSNNLEMMQQIFTGQLSQSELQDIPYLQTGETMLSIRAVENIRFKVEVSDEELALFGGGA